GTTTGAAGCAACGAATCCCATGACAAATGCCAAAGGAATGGTACCTATAAGTTACTTTGAGGTATTTGATAGATCGCGGCCATCGACTGTGTCTAACCAGAGCTCAAACCTGCGTGCTGGCTCTCGCTCACtgaatccaaatcaaacttTGTATGCAGTCACATTATATGAATTCAAAGCAGAAAGAGATGACGAACTTGACGTTTCACCTGGAGAAAACTTGATCATATGTGCTCATCACGATTATGAATGGTTCATAGCCAAGCCCATAAACAGACTAGGAGGCCCCGGGCTAGTTCCGGTCTCTTAtgtcaaaatcattgacTTGTTGAATCCACTTGCATCAGAATCAACAGTTGACACTTCAAATCGTGATCATGTTGTTGACCTCATAAATGGATTTAAAATTCCAACTGTAGAGCACTGGAAAGATCAAACTGCAAAATATCAAGCATCAACTATCCCACTTGGTCATATTTCGAGCACAAAAGCTCCACcacaatcatcaacatcacaATTCTTTGACGGTCAaacatcaacttcaaacaGATCATCATTGGTGTCGATTTCCATCATTGATGCAAGCGTCGACTCATACCAATTAGATCATGGAAGATATCAATATTTGATCACAGCGAAATTATCTAACGGTAAAATAAGGCATCTTTATCGTTACTATCAAGATTTTTACGATTTACAGGTACGGTTGTTAGAGTTGTTTCCATACGAGGCAGGCAAGATTGAGAACTCAAAGAGAACAATACCATCTATACCTGGTCCATTGATCAATGTTAATGATTCAATATCGAAATTAAGACGAGAGAAATTAGACTTttatttgtcaaatttgattgcaTTACCACCACATATTTCCCGATCAGAAGAAGTATTGCGCTTGTTTGAAGTTTTGAATAATGGGTTTGATCGTGAAGTAGATGCACCAAATCGTCGAGGTTCCAAGCCAATTAGccaaaaatcaaactcgCATCAAGATAGAATGTCACAGTACTCAAACTTTGGAATTCAGCCTCGAGGATCAGAGCATTCAAATGAATCCTATAAGTCAAGAGAATCTTCAAGTGGGAACTTACTTTTAGATGCAgataaacaacaacaaaaagtCAAGgtaaaattttattatGAAGATGATATATTTGCATTGTTATTGCCATCAAATTTACGACTTCAAGACttaaaaacaaaattatacaATAGGTTAGAATTGGATGATCTACAGCAGCATAACTTTACGCAACCTAAAACGATTGATTCAATTAgattatttttgaaaaatgattACGAGGACTTTGTAAAAGAGTATGGCATTcatgaagttgatttcaatgTACACGGTGCAAAATTAGAAGagtttgaagttgatgatgacgagaAGTTCCATGAAGTGCTTTATGAGAAATGCAAGTTGATCATTTTATTAACTTGAGAGGGACAATGTTTTACATAATCAAGAAGACACTGGCTATAGTAATCCGACAATTTGTTATAAGCTTGTTGTCGGTACTGCTGTTGAACAATGTGTTGTCAAATTTAAACTCTTCAATCATGATTATGGATGCTTAGCATAATTAGACTAAATAGAAGAAATGACATACTTGTACTAATATCAGAAAATCACAAATGTACTTGAATTGTATACGTCTCTAACAAAGTTTCCACTGCTTCTTTTAGTTTAATTCTATTGTCATTGACCACAAACGCGCTTAGGAAGAGTAAGATTTTCGTTTTGTGTCCATTGGCGGGaaataaaagaaatcaTCATAACAACGACTCCAAAGGATCAAGAACCAAAGCTACTCAACAAACACATCAATCGAACGCAGTAATAATTGCCCAGGTCCGATAAACCAGAATGGGTCTCTTTGGTTCTGTGTACAAAGCATTTTCACGAAAAGATGATGACATAGCAAAACTAAAATCTGGAAATACCGAGTTTGGACGTCATCTTCACAAACCTATTCCCCAAAAAGAGTTGGAGAGTGTAACTTTTGATGGTCCTAAATCCCCAGCTATGAAATTTAGGCGCTTACGTGGGAAAATTTCACCAAGAGTCCACAAGACTCCCACCACAATTGATCTCTTGAAGAAACGACAGCCAGCAACATCTCCAAGGAATGTTGCCATGCCAGAGCCAACCAAAAACACGGGGAGAACTTTATCAATCAAGGAAAGTATGGTGGAATCTCAGGATTCTTCAGCTACAGGCTTGTCTGGATTTTCAGATAGTGCACTCAATACATTGACAATATCGTCAGATGATGCACGCAACCATCAACCAAACCTGTCTCCAACTTATTCGTTAGCCAGTACTCTCAGTTTATTCAATAAGGGAGATCTACTGCACCATAAAACTGTTTCCAAGAAGCTACAGGATGCTTTTACTGACTCAAATGACCATAACACGCAAGAGAAGGGACAAATGCAACCACAAGAGGAAGAAGCAGAAAAGACATTTGACAACACAGAAGAAAGTTTCCAACAGCGAGGAATAATAGGGGAAACTTTACAATTTGCCCTGAAAATGGAAGAACAGCTACACCACCTATTATCCGTGAGAGAAAAGCCACCAAATGTGATCATACGGAGAATCAACGAAGAAGGAAACAGCGAATCAAAAACCACTGTCAATTTATCTCCCAAGCTGTCCAAACGGCGCCAAGAAGAATTGCTTGGACTGAGTAAAAGATATAAGCCAACAGGGACACAATCCATGACAAACCACCAGCATCAAAGTCTGACTGGTCAGTTTGACAATGAAGTGGAATCGGGCTACTTATCGAATAAAAGACTAGCGGATGAGAAAGAACCCACTGTCAAAATGGAAGCTCACTCCCCCACAGCAGTGGAAATGCTCCAACCCCCAAAACACCAAGAAAACAGACAAAGTGAAACAAACGATCAAAACAACACATGTAATCTCCTGGAGCTGCagaaaaaatcaaataatacACCTGAATTCATAGACTTGTCAATATTTGATCTGGATGAAGATAATGATCCAAATACCGCTAAAGATGTTGAACAGCaagcaaaatcaaaatcaaaacgAAAATTAACGATGGCgcaaaaaatcaaaagattaaatAAGGCTCGTAGGGCAGCTAAAGATGCTTCTGCATTGCAAGATgcaaaggaaaagaatttgaagacAAATGGAGTCAAGCGTAAACCAGGTTCTAAAGGCATTGGATCTGCTACTTCACAAACTTCCAATGAAGCACTGCAAGCTAAAACTTCCAATGATGTACTGATTTCTAACAACTCAAATGGCTTACAGAAAGCCCGAACACCAAAGGATCCGATTAATCAACCTATCACAAACTCTGTTTGTGAAAAAGATAGAACCGAAGAAGGTTTGTTAGCTTCAAGCGAAAACCTTGATCAACTTTCTGGGAGTATCGATAGGCAAAATGACAACCTTCTGCAAGATCTCTTACTCATTACtgatcaaaagaaacaGATACCAGCTCATTTATCAACTCAGCCACCTGAGAATAGTGCTGATGCTTCGAGATTCAATGTAGCAGAACAGAAAGAACAAGGCTTGGAGAATGGGAGATCCGCAATTGAGCGGGGCCAAGGGCTTACTTCATCTGCACGTTTGGGCCTCTTTTTAGGTATGCCGGAAAACGCTCATAATTCGGAGATAAACAAGCAATTTAAAGGTCATGTGTCCTCAGATATAGGTTCTGATGAGCCCGACCAATCTGCACTGCTGAAGATAaggcaacaacaaattctaGAAGCGCACGATACAGCTGCAGACAAAACCAAATGCACGTCTCAAGGAAGCAAAGAAAGGACGAAGGTGCTGCCAGAAACTAACAATGTGAGTGTCACGGAACACCCGATTGATAATCATAGCTTGAGTGATAAAGAACAAGATAGATTAAGCCAcaaagaggaagatgaGATGCTTGAAGACTATGATCTTGACAAAATTAACGACATGTCTCGAAAATTTCACCGGGATAATCCAACTAGCCAAAAAAGAACCGATGAAGATATAATTGAACCTATCTCAACAAACCCTGCCAGTGCCGAGGCTGATATAAATTCTTTCAAGagtttttttgttcttgaatCACCACGAAAAGCACTCCGTCGTACAGCAGATTCTGACGATATTGAAACTTCAACACAGGGTGTAGCATTGGGTAGAAACATTGTAACTGGTACACACAGTACACACAACTATGGCCTTCAGTTTGACGAGAGATTATTTCGAGAACACCTTGATGAAATACAGAAACAAGCATCGAGATTGGACGATATGGTTAGAGAAAATCCAACCAATGATCAACAGGACTTGCAGGAAAAACCCGAGGCAAGTACATCGACCCAAGTCGAACACTTCAATAAGGAAGGTGGTTCAATTCTGCCACCTTCAAATGAAACACCAGCATCTTTAACGCATCgcattgttgaaaactcACGTCCCAATGAAGTTAACAGCAAAGTTTACAAAGGAAATGGCGTGCGTAAGAGGGGAGACCTTGAATCAAGAAGACGCAAACGAGTATCTAGAGTACGAAATATGTTTCGCTTGACAAATTCCTCatcagaagaagattttAGTCCTGATGAGGATGCGACGGTGTTGAAAAGGGTTTATACGCATCATAAGTCAAGGAATGTGGCGGTAAGAAGATTTAAAAATGCACCTTCAAAAGCCAGCCATGAGGATCATAgtcaagttgaagaattcaACGCAGGCGACACCCGTGAAGATCATAGCCAAATCAAAGAACGCAATTCTTGTGGCACTAATAAAGATCATGGACAAATCGAGGGACGTAACACTACAGACACTCATGCTTCACTAGTAGTCTCAAAAGATATACACCAACTGGCTCCGAGTCAAGGGATATTTGCAACTTCACCAAATTTTACCAAAGCAAGTCGGCAGAAGGTGGTATCCGGTACTGATGCTGTTGATAAACTGGAGGCGGAGCTGATTCTGGAGGCAAGTGGAAGTAGCAACGAGAGAAGGTTGCTGGAATCAACTGCTACTGTTGTCGACAAGGTAGCTAAACGGACGACTATAGCTGAACTTCTCAATGCTGAAGACGAGCCTCCGTTTTCAAAGAAGTCCGACTTGGATTATGTAGACAACATAGGTGACGCAAATGTGGCCGAAGTTAAAAGAACAGTGTCACAAGTGTATTTTTCCAATGTCTCGGCAGAGCataacaacaaccaacCCCAGCAGCAAAGCTCTATCCAGCTGATTCGTTCACCAACAGAGAAATCGAGTGGTGTATTTGGATCCTTCGTTAAGCCATTATCGAAGGGCAATGCATCAAGCGTTGAAGCAGGGGATGGTAATAAGGCCGATGATAGTTTTGATATGTCTACTATTGCCAGCTCGATAGAAGACGTAGCTGGAAAACGTCAGAAGAGTAGCAGGAAGAAAAAACGGCTAAAGGCAAATGAGGGAAGGACAAGTATTGTTGACAAGAGAACACCAGACCCTACAAGTGAGAAAATATTGAGCGACACCAACAAACAGGATACAACCATTGAAGTTTATTCTCAAGCAAGAGAAGGACTAGATGCTATCACAAAGGTGGAGTCAGATATTGCCAAAGAAATGCTAAATGATCTCAGCAAGAAAAAGGTGGATAATACCACAAACGTGCAGCCATTGCAATCAGCGGATGtaccaaagaagaaaaagaacaagaacaaggCCAATGAGAGtaggaaaaggaaaaacCGAAGAAAGAAGATGCAAGTTAATGGTGTATGAAAAAGAGTTGTATTTATATTGTAGTAATATGTAATAAAAGAGCTGTTCTATGCAGAAAAAAGTGTGGCGGCAACATTTAAGGAGACTTTGTAGTTGAGACATAAAAAGAAGTCAATTAACCCTCTTCTCCGTATTCTGCCTCACCCAGCAACTATGATTTCTCCTAAGTACTCACTAACCCACTACTATCTTGGTCTCAACACATTATCAACAGCCAAAAGGGCACCTCACATTGTCAATCTATACCTCGATTACACTTGTCCCTTTAGTGCAAAGTTATATCTTAAATTATTTAAAACCGTTATACccaatttacaaaagaaacatcCCGAtggatttcaatttgtctTTGTCAATGCACTTCAACCATGGCATCCAAACTCCATCATCTTGGGAGAATTTGCATTGGCTTATGCTAAATTATTGCGTGAAAATCCAAGAGGAGATGAACATGAATCTTTTTGGAACTTTAACAAAGTTGTATTTGagaatcaaaaacatttttACGATAATgcaaatatcaaattgaacagGAATGAGATTTATGAACAAATTTACGATGTTGTTTCCAAAGAGCTTGATTTACATGTTGGTAAAGAGAAATTATTGGCTGAGCTAGTAATAAAGGAAGGAAGTGAGCCGACAAATGAGGGTAATGGAGCAACTGTTGATGTGAAGTACTTCACAAGGTATCAAAGAACTGTTGGTGTCCACGTAACGCCTACCGTGACCATTGATGGGATAGTTGATAATTCAGTTTCCAGTGGTTCAagtgaagatgaattgatcaaggtGTTTGAAAGCAAGTTGTGAGAGGATTCCGCTTTGTATAGCTTTATTATTACTACAGTTTTGCACTCTTTATACATCAGGCGATTGTTGACAGTAGGCAACTCTCATCCGCACCCTTCCATTTAGCTGTTGCTCGCCATATTActtgttattgtttatcGGAAAATCTCAACTTTAAATTCATCTCGTATAGACGCAAGGTCTGTTAACTTTGTGGCGCATTATCCTTTCCGACGTCGTTTAGGCTTCGGTCTCTATCTGTCGTTTTGACGCGcgtttcaaaaataattttgcaGCTATAAATCATACgatctttttgtttgagATAATACACGAGGGTACAGTAACAAACtataaaaagaagatgaagggTTAGCTAGAAGAATCCTTCTGATAAACTAACACCGTCAACATCATGGATATTTTacattcaacaaactcGACAACGAGTCTTTTACAAGGCCAGGTGGGTCTGAATGTGGTGGAAAGGTTATGGGCAGACTGGTACATATACATTGGAAACGATATTCTTGCTACTGGGCTTCTATTCTTTTTGGTTCATGAGATTATGTATTTTGGTAGATGCTTGCCATGGttcatcattgatcaaatacCCTACTTTAGAAAATACAAGATTCAACCTGATAGTATACCCACTAATCAACAGCAATGGGAATGTTTCAAAGCGGTTCTCAAATCACATTTCTTAGTGGAGGCATTACCAATTTGGTTGTTTCATCCATTGTGTGCCCAACTAAATATCATCTACGGCGTTCCATTCCCATCGTGGAAAGTTCAAGCTTGTCAAATCGtgtttttcttcatttgtGAAGACTTTTGGCACTATACATTCCATAGACTTTTCCATTATGGATGGTTTTATAAAAACATCCACAAGATTCATCATAAATATGCTGCACCCTTTGGTTTTGCAGCCGAATACGCACATCCTGCTGAAGTGGCAGCTTTGGGTGTTGGAACTGTTGGATTTCCAATTCTCTACGCCTACGCCGCAACCAAAACTGATCTGTTACCATCAATTCATTTATTCACGATAACCTGTTGGATTGTTTTGAGATTATTTCAAGCGGTGGATTCGCATTCAGGATATGATTTCCCATGGAGTTTGAACAAGTTCTTTCCACTTTGGGCTGGTGCTGAACATCATGATCAACACCATCATTATTTTATTGGTAACTACGCCAGTTCGTTTACCTTTTGGGACCGTTTTTTCAGTACTGAATGTGGACAATTGGCTAAACAAAGAAGAGAGGCCAGAGCAAACAGAAAATCGGAGGCTCTTTATAAGAAAAATATGTAGACGGTAGTGTATAGGGCATAATTGGAATAGTATCAAGTATAGAGATCATGTAAGATGGAGTCGCCCGTACCAAGTTTGTTGACGAGTATAACCTATGTAATACACAATGGGTTTAAAAATGCGGCTCATCTCACCTCACGAAATTGTCTCTTAGGGCTGCAGCCCTTAACTGAATTCTCTCACAATATTTTTCTAAGCTACCAAGTGTTCTTAAACTAACAAAAACCAATTTTGTACTACACTGTCTCACTCACcattcaaaattatttaCACTGCTTTAGACAAAAGAGACAGAGactgaagaaaaaaaatttcagttTGAATACATTGGATAATCTATATTCAACGATAACGAAAGTATGTTTGAAAGAGAGTACAATGAGGAAGGTCATACAGTGAAAATGAGAAAGTACATAATCAAGTTACTATATGGTTAAAGCATTCCCAGGGGAGATGCTCTTCGGATAAAGTTAGGCCATATAAtcctttttattttcacAACACCTCATTGCATAGAACACCAGACATTTTAAGAACCATTTAGTTTACTAACAATCTTCTAGAATGTCAAGATTAAACGAATATCAAGTCATCGGTCGTCGTTTGCCAACCGACTCTGCCCCAGAACCAAAGTTGTTCCGTATGAGAATCTTTGCTCCAAACACCGTTGTTGCTAAGTCAAGATATTGGTActttttacaaaaattgCACAAGGTCAAGAAAGCCTCTGGTGAAATTGTTTCAGTCAATGTCATCAACGAAGCTAAGCCAACCAAGGTTAAGACTTTTGGTGTCTGGATTAGATACGAATCAAGATCCGGTATCCACAACATGTACAAGGAATACAGAGATGTCACCAGAGTCGGTGCTGTTGAAACCATGTACCAAGATTTGGCTGCTAGACACAGAGCTAGATTTAGAAGTATTCACATTTTGAAGGTTGttgaattacaaaaagCTGATGATGTTAAGAGACAATACGTTAAACAATTCTTGGctaaagatttgaaattcccATTACCACACAGAGTTCAAAAGACCAAGGCTTTGTTCTACAGCAACAGGCCATCCACTTTCTACTAAATTATTGGAAGTTTATGACAAAAGGGGGTAGATTAAGGTTCGTGttaatttgaaacttttatGTATATACAAATATACGTAATCGCATTGTATACGTAATACTAAGCTGTAGTGAAGGATCTCTATTGAATGCTCTGGTCTCCTAGACCTTAAATCATTTTGCAAGTCAATCGGTGTTTTTCTCATTTTCCGTACAAGCGCGCTTGCTATCGTTTAATTGTGTTCACAATAACTCGACAACTTTAGTATTTTCCATCACCACAATCTACACAACGCCAAAACCATGAGTTACGGAAAGAAAGCCGCAGAGAGATTAGCGAACAAAACTATTCTTATCACAGGGTGTTCCCTGGGTATTGGTGAAGCTGCCTGTGTTGAATTGGCTGAGGTATCTCCAaacatcaaattgattataACCGCAAGGAGAgttgaaaagttggaagaattgaaaaagaagttggaaaGCGAATACCCTGGTATCAAAGTGTTAGCCAAGGAGTTAGATGTTTCTAAATTGGAAACCATTGAACCATTCATTTCCAGCTTGCCCCAAGAGTTTGCTgatattgatattttggTGAACAATGCTGGATTAGCTTTGGGTAAAGAGCCGGTCGGCGAAGTCGCTTTGAATGATGTAGTCACAATGTTTCAAACCAATGTATTAGGACTCATCACATTAACACAAACAGTTTTGCCAATcatgaaaaagaaagactCAGGTAGCATTGTATCGATTGGTAGTATTGCCGGCTTGGTTGCTTACGAAGGAGGATCCATTTACAATGCTTGTAAAGCAAGCGTTCGTTTCTTTATGGATGCGCTTCGTAAAGAGTTGATTTCAACCAAGATTAGAAGCATCTTGATTAGTCCTGGTGCTGTCAAAActgaattttcaaatgttcGTTTCAGAGGTGATGACTCAAAAGCTGATAGTGTTTACAAGGGAACAGAGCCACTTACGGCTGAAGATATTGCAGAAGTGATTGCATTTACATTAACCAGAAGAGAAAATTTGGTCGTTGCTGAAACATTGGTTTTTCCAAACGGTCAAGCCTCTCCTTTCCACATTTATAGAGATGAGTAGGTATTTATATTTTATAAATATACAGCATTAAAAGCTAAGTGCTTCTAATGTCTTAGTCAACTTGGCAGCTCCATCTACTTCACTGTCAACGGCCAACTTGGGTCGGCTCATTTCTAATCCTTGAAGTAAAGTACATGCTTTACAAATCTTATTTGACGATAAGTATCCACACTTGATACATCTATTTGTAGACACTGACCCATCAGAATTGACTTCAACTTCCTCTGcctttttgtttttgtacTTAGCAGtctgtttctttttcttggaCAAAACAAGATGTTCTCCACTGTAAATGATATCCATGATACATGAAGGTCGTATACTCTCCAATCCTTTCAAAAGTTCCCTTGCAGTTCCTCTAAATGCTTCCGGTGCATATGAACACTCTGTTGAGAAATAGTCTAACTTTTTATAATGTGCATACAATACAATCTCTTTCTGGTATGTGTATTTGAATGGCTTTGATCTCTTTATCGGTGATTCAGCAGACTGTGTCATTATTCTTGTACTTCCTTCTAAACGATTAGCATCCCCCCTCAACAAGTTCATCAAGACAGTTTCAGCCATGTCATCGGCGTTGTGACCAGTGACAACATGGCTTATTCCTAATTTTGCCGCACCACGATCCAATGCTTGACGCCGAAGAACACCACAATATGTACATGAAGATCTAATACCTGCGCAGCCCACAACCTCATCCATGGTCCAGTTGTACAAGTCTTTATACGATACAATTTCTAATTCCATCtcatattgttgttgatttcgCTTCACAGTTGCTAGAGAGTCATCACGATAACCTTT
The Candida orthopsilosis Co 90-125, chromosome 5 draft sequence genome window above contains:
- a CDS encoding Bem1 protein — its product is MIKSFRKSKRSSSSSSSPKRTISRVSSRTLDSESALQSPKKVIKALYDYEPQGPGELKFNTGEFFHVLNVSDDPRHKEAEENGWFEATNPMTNAKGMVPISYFEVFDRSRPSTVSNQSSNSRAGSRSSNPNQTLYAVTLYEFKAERDDELDVSPGENLIICAHHDYEWFIAKPINRLGGPGLVPVSYVKIIDLLNPLASESTVDTSNRDHVVDLINGFKIPTVEHWKDQTAKYQASTIPLGHISSTKAPPQSSTSQFFDGQTSTSNRSSLVSISIIDASVDSYQLDHGRYQYLITAKLSNGKIRHLYRYYQDFYDLQVRLLELFPYEAGKIENSKRTIPSIPGPLINVNDSISKLRREKLDFYLSNLIALPPHISRSEEVLRLFEVLNNGFDREVDAPNRRGSKPISQKSNSHQDRMSQYSNFGIQPRGSEHSNESYKSRESSSGNLLLDADKQQQKVKVKFYYEDDIFALLLPSNLRLQDLKTKLYNRLELDDLQQHNFTQPKTIDSIRLFLKNDYEDFVKEYGIHEVDFNVHGAKLEEFEVDDDEKFHEVLYEKCKLIILLT
- a CDS encoding Erg251 C-4 sterol methyl oxidase (involved in ergosterol biosynthesis) is translated as MDILHSTNSTTSLLQGQVGSNVVERLWADWYIYIGNDILATGLLFFLVHEIMYFGRCLPWFIIDQIPYFRKYKIQPDSIPTNQQQWECFKAVLKSHFLVEALPIWLFHPLCAQLNIIYGVPFPSWKVQACQIVFFFICEDFWHYTFHRLFHYGWFYKNIHKIHHKYAAPFGFAAEYAHPAEVAALGVGTVGFPILYAYAATKTDSLPSIHLFTITCWIVLRLFQAVDSHSGYDFPWSLNKFFPLWAGAEHHDQHHHYFIGNYASSFTFWDRFFSTECGQLAKQRREARANRKSEALYKKNM
- a CDS encoding Rpl20b predicted ribosomal protein L20 gives rise to the protein MSRLNEYQVIGRRLPTDSAPEPKLFRMRIFAPNTVVAKSRYWYFLQKLHKVKKASGEIVSVNVINEAKPTKVKTFGVWIRYESRSGIHNMYKEYRDVTRVGAVETMYQDLAARHRARFRSIHILKVVELQKADDVKRQYVKQFLAKDLKFPLPHRVQKTKALFYSNRPSTFY
- a CDS encoding Ymr226c protein (S. cerevisiae homolog YMR226C has carbonyl reductase (NADPH) activity, oxidoreductase activity, on aldehyde or oxo group of donors, NAD or NADP as acceptor and localizes to ribosome, cytoplasm, nucleus) — protein: MSYGKKAAERLANKTILITGCSSGIGEAACVELAEVSPNIKLIITARRVEKLEELKKKLESEYPGIKVLAKELDVSKLETIEPFISSLPQEFADIDILVNNAGLALGKEPVGEVALNDVVTMFQTNVLGLITLTQTVLPIMKKKDSGSIVSIGSIAGLVAYEGGSIYNACKASVRFFMDALRKELISTKIRSILISPGAVKTEFSNVRFRGDDSKADSVYKGTEPLTAEDIAEVIAFTLTRRENLVVAETLVFPNGQASPFHIYRDE
- a CDS encoding Ncs6 protein (S. cerevisiae homolog NCS6 has role protein urmylation, tRNA wobble position uridine and localizes to mitochondrion), translating into MTVTPPKKLKVASLCELCHSRKAVMKRPKNLMKLCKECFYNVFETEIHNTITSNNLFQPGEKVAIGASGGKDSTVLASILKTLNERYNYGLTLVLLSIDEGIKGYRDDSLATVKRNQQQYEMELEIVSYKDLYNWTMDEVVGCAGIRSSCTYCGVLRRQALDRGAAKLGISHVVTGHNADDMAETVLMNLLRGDANRLEGSTRIMTQSAESPIKRSKPFKYTYQKEIVLYAHYKKLDYFSTECSYAPEAFRGTARELLKGLESIRPSCIMDIIYSGEHLVLSKKKKQTAKYKNKKAEEVEVNSDGSVSTNRCIKCGYLSSNKICKACTLLQGLEMSRPKLAVDSEVDGAAKLTKTLEALSF